A single window of Sphingobium sp. SCG-1 DNA harbors:
- a CDS encoding MFS transporter: MTAKQQYAAPSEILDGIPTPRRYYAAAAVWLAISMSVLDSAIANIALPTIAAELHAPPAVTIWVINAYQLAITILLLPLAAMGDRIGHARVYLPGLGLFILGSLACALAQSLPWLIAARMFQGVGAAGIMSMNAALVRAIYPSAMLGRGMGYNALVLSISAAIGPTLASLILAVATWPWLFAVNVPIGLAALIVGYRCLPRVKGHGRKPDYLSALLSAGMLALIVFGAESFAREGSYRGLALLLLGIVIGAVLIHREWRKPAPLFPLDLLRIPVFSLSIVTSLTSFTAQMLAFVTMPFLLQSVLGLSIVQSGLLMTPWPIAAGCTAAWAGRLADRYPAGLLGGAGLTLLAIGLYALSSLEQHPSTLDIIWRMALCGAGFGLFQSPNNRAMVNAAPRSRSGAAGGMLATARLLGQTSGAVAVASGFHWLGLNASPTLLMGASVAAALAACISMLRLRLPTNHLPSGHPVIDLPGSGGGAFIGKTCFIAGITSVGGPEKPAEMLRCHPAHLLRSPPPLAGTQTLSSSCFKASD; the protein is encoded by the coding sequence ATGACGGCGAAACAACAATATGCTGCTCCAAGCGAGATACTGGACGGCATTCCGACCCCCCGACGCTATTATGCTGCCGCCGCCGTCTGGTTGGCCATTTCGATGTCGGTGCTGGACAGCGCTATCGCAAACATTGCGCTACCAACGATTGCTGCCGAATTGCATGCGCCGCCAGCCGTCACAATCTGGGTCATCAATGCCTATCAACTCGCGATAACCATCCTCTTGTTGCCACTTGCGGCGATGGGTGATCGTATCGGTCATGCGCGCGTCTACCTGCCCGGCCTTGGCTTATTCATCCTTGGTTCGCTTGCGTGCGCTCTGGCGCAGAGTCTTCCGTGGCTAATCGCCGCGCGCATGTTCCAGGGCGTAGGCGCCGCGGGGATAATGAGCATGAACGCAGCCCTCGTGCGCGCCATCTACCCATCAGCCATGCTTGGGCGTGGAATGGGATATAATGCGCTTGTCCTCTCCATCTCGGCTGCGATCGGACCTACACTGGCGTCGCTGATCCTTGCCGTGGCAACCTGGCCGTGGCTTTTTGCGGTAAACGTTCCGATCGGATTGGCTGCCCTCATCGTCGGGTATCGCTGCCTGCCACGAGTAAAGGGGCATGGCCGCAAGCCCGATTATCTGTCCGCGCTACTCAGCGCCGGTATGCTTGCTCTGATCGTCTTTGGCGCGGAGTCCTTTGCGCGGGAAGGTTCGTACCGAGGACTGGCGCTACTGCTGCTCGGCATCGTGATCGGCGCGGTGCTCATACACCGCGAATGGCGGAAGCCAGCGCCCTTGTTCCCGCTCGATCTTCTGCGGATTCCCGTTTTCTCCTTATCCATCGTCACGTCCCTGACATCCTTTACGGCACAGATGCTGGCCTTCGTGACAATGCCTTTCCTGCTTCAGAGCGTATTAGGACTTAGCATCGTGCAATCGGGACTGCTGATGACGCCTTGGCCGATTGCCGCAGGATGCACCGCCGCATGGGCCGGACGGCTTGCGGATCGATATCCTGCCGGATTGTTGGGTGGAGCAGGACTGACGCTGCTGGCGATCGGGCTTTATGCGCTTTCATCCTTGGAGCAGCATCCATCCACACTCGACATTATCTGGCGAATGGCACTCTGCGGCGCCGGCTTCGGGCTGTTTCAGTCGCCCAACAACAGAGCGATGGTCAATGCTGCCCCACGAAGCCGATCGGGAGCGGCGGGAGGCATGCTCGCAACTGCGCGTCTCCTCGGACAAACGAGCGGTGCGGTTGCGGTGGCTTCCGGCTTCCACTGGCTTGGCTTGAATGCCAGCCCCACATTGTTGATGGGCGCCTCGGTAGCAGCGGCGCTGGCCGCCTGTATCAGTATGCTTCGCCTGCGCTTGCCGACAAACCACTTACCGTCGGGGCATCCAGTTATCGACCTACCTGGATCGGGAGGAGGGGCCTTCATTGGGAAGACGTGCTTTATCGCTGGCATTACCTCGGTTGGCGGGCCTGAAAAGCCCGCCGAGATGCTGAGGTGTCATCCCGCCCACCTCCTTCGATCGCCACCCCCTCTAGCCGGCACACAGACCTTATCGAGCAGTTGTTTTAAGGCAAGTGATTGA
- a CDS encoding class I adenylate-forming enzyme family protein — protein MASKEPIFTMGAMLRRSAAQYADAPALIFPDRKLTYNELNKSARAWARTFIALGIQPGQNVGILLTTRPDFIEIFYGIEMAGGIAVPVNARYQASELNFLVRDADLVLLVTTGRVADSLDFGERLVAALPSLKDQKDAAALSLDEAPMLRSIICLDPPAPSYLMDATQALALGRDVADTVVDAGIDAVDAEDIAMILYTSGTTATPKGALISHRGQVGNSRNLGIRYEVTAQDRVWSPLPIFHIAGILPMTMILDLGGAYMTVPHFDAGVALEMLGREKATIAYPSFVTIMQDLITHPMFKDTDLSSLRVMNSNFAVQPPWIKDAVTAAMPHTTQVGTYGLTEGAGTVSTSRLSNSFEQRTGRCGVPLDEWEIRIVDIESGKDLGVDERGEIVIRGPNMLRGYYNAPEKTAEVIRDGWFHTGDIGSIDADGQVMFHGRTKDMLKVGGENVAAAEIEAMLQSHPAVKLAQVVGIPDNRYVEVPAAFVEFVEGQSATEHELIQHCKGKLASFKIPRHVRTVSQWPMSTSKIQKFRLQRELIEELNRNDAA, from the coding sequence ATGGCGTCGAAGGAACCGATTTTCACTATGGGCGCAATGTTGCGGAGGTCCGCCGCGCAATATGCAGATGCCCCGGCGCTGATATTTCCCGATCGCAAGCTGACCTATAATGAGTTGAACAAGTCCGCACGGGCCTGGGCCAGGACGTTCATTGCTCTAGGCATCCAGCCGGGACAGAATGTCGGCATTCTGCTCACCACGCGCCCCGACTTCATCGAGATATTCTACGGCATCGAAATGGCAGGCGGCATCGCTGTGCCGGTCAATGCCCGCTATCAGGCGAGCGAGCTGAATTTCCTGGTGCGCGACGCTGACCTTGTGCTCCTCGTCACGACTGGCCGGGTGGCCGACAGCCTCGACTTTGGCGAGCGCCTAGTCGCTGCCTTGCCTTCGCTCAAGGATCAGAAGGACGCAGCCGCACTCAGCCTGGACGAAGCGCCTATGTTGCGGTCCATCATCTGCCTCGATCCGCCTGCGCCGTCCTACCTGATGGATGCGACGCAGGCGCTCGCGTTGGGCAGGGACGTGGCAGACACGGTGGTCGATGCCGGGATCGACGCAGTGGATGCGGAGGACATCGCGATGATCCTTTACACCTCTGGCACCACCGCCACTCCAAAGGGCGCGCTCATTAGCCATCGGGGCCAAGTCGGCAACAGCCGCAATCTGGGCATCCGATATGAAGTTACCGCGCAGGACCGCGTATGGTCGCCGCTCCCTATCTTCCACATCGCGGGTATCCTGCCGATGACGATGATCCTCGATCTGGGCGGTGCTTATATGACCGTACCGCATTTCGACGCAGGCGTGGCGCTGGAAATGCTGGGCCGCGAAAAGGCGACGATCGCCTATCCCAGTTTCGTGACCATCATGCAGGATCTGATCACCCATCCCATGTTTAAGGACACGGACCTTTCCAGCCTGCGTGTCATGAATTCCAATTTCGCCGTGCAGCCCCCCTGGATCAAGGATGCAGTGACAGCGGCTATGCCGCACACAACGCAGGTCGGGACTTACGGCCTGACCGAAGGCGCGGGTACGGTGTCGACCAGCCGGCTCAGTAATTCGTTTGAGCAGCGCACAGGACGTTGCGGCGTACCGCTGGACGAGTGGGAAATCCGCATTGTCGATATCGAAAGCGGCAAGGACTTGGGCGTCGATGAACGCGGCGAAATCGTCATCCGTGGCCCCAACATGCTCCGTGGCTATTACAACGCGCCGGAGAAGACGGCTGAGGTCATCCGCGACGGCTGGTTCCACACGGGTGACATCGGCTCCATCGACGCTGACGGACAAGTGATGTTCCATGGCCGCACCAAGGACATGCTGAAGGTGGGCGGAGAGAATGTCGCGGCAGCCGAGATCGAGGCCATGTTGCAGAGCCATCCGGCGGTAAAGCTGGCACAAGTCGTCGGCATTCCGGACAATCGCTATGTCGAGGTGCCGGCCGCCTTCGTGGAATTCGTCGAAGGACAAAGCGCGACGGAGCACGAACTGATTCAGCACTGCAAAGGTAAGCTCGCCAGCTTCAAGATACCCCGGCATGTGCGTACCGTGTCGCAATGGCCAATGTCGACGTCGAAGATCCAGAAGTTCCGGCTGCAACGCGAATTGATCGAAGAATTGAACCGCAACGACGCGGCATGA
- a CDS encoding SDR family oxidoreductase, translated as MGKLDGKVAVVIGAAGKDNMGQTIARRLASEGAKLVIAGRDTNSVAGFAQELDGVGVACDITNEADLAALAQAAVDRFGGLDIALNATGWGLLKPFLETTKEEIEKITALQFTGAILFYQAMLRTMRDGGSLIQISSATASIMLEDHAAYMGTKAGADHVVRCVANEFGHRGIRANSIAPGFTITPMTAKAAKNQAIIDAFKREYPLGRVGTSDDIAEAAVWLASDECFMTGQVLQVNGGLTLRRNPTNAEIGAAVKAARAAQAS; from the coding sequence ATGGGCAAGCTTGACGGGAAGGTCGCCGTAGTCATCGGCGCGGCGGGCAAGGACAATATGGGCCAGACGATTGCCCGCCGCTTGGCATCGGAAGGCGCGAAGCTAGTGATCGCGGGTCGCGACACCAATTCGGTTGCGGGCTTCGCGCAGGAGTTGGACGGCGTCGGCGTTGCCTGCGACATTACCAACGAAGCCGACCTTGCCGCCTTGGCGCAGGCTGCTGTCGACCGCTTTGGCGGGCTGGACATTGCGCTCAACGCCACCGGATGGGGCTTGCTCAAGCCGTTTCTGGAAACGACAAAGGAAGAGATCGAGAAGATCACCGCCCTTCAGTTCACGGGCGCGATCCTCTTCTATCAGGCAATGCTGCGTACCATGCGCGACGGCGGATCGCTGATCCAGATTTCATCCGCAACGGCTTCGATCATGCTAGAAGACCATGCCGCCTATATGGGCACGAAGGCGGGAGCGGATCATGTCGTTCGCTGCGTCGCCAATGAGTTCGGCCATCGCGGCATTCGTGCGAACTCCATTGCGCCGGGCTTCACGATCACGCCAATGACGGCGAAAGCGGCGAAAAATCAGGCGATCATCGACGCCTTCAAGCGTGAATATCCGTTGGGCCGCGTCGGCACCAGCGACGACATTGCCGAAGCGGCAGTCTGGCTTGCGTCCGACGAGTGCTTCATGACTGGCCAAGTCCTGCAAGTGAATGGGGGCCTGACCCTGCGCCGCAACCCGACCAACGCGGAAATCGGCGCAGCGGTGAAGGCCGCCCGCGCGGCGCAGGCCAGTTAG
- a CDS encoding sugar phosphate isomerase/epimerase family protein, whose protein sequence is MIVPRFSLHPLNALEATPVELVRMAAELECSHVTIFTHVPEQARGLFPLLERKDVDVFLEALAETSVTVGNLEVFPLEDDGNYRHLVEGLEIGRAIGARRATTHIHAIDNHALAVDRFRRFCALAAEYDVVPGLEFNAFSAVKDIRTAAAIIRDAGCGTLVLDVLHLMRNGAYVDSVAENADLVSIVQLSDGPLEIDEGGIWREAIKERALPGQGAFPLTDILAPLSGEIIIEAEIPQYRAEKSGCSAFERARRAMEATRAVIADQRAT, encoded by the coding sequence ATGATCGTGCCGCGCTTTTCTTTGCACCCGCTGAACGCGCTGGAAGCCACACCGGTCGAACTCGTCAGGATGGCTGCCGAACTGGAATGCAGCCACGTCACGATCTTCACGCATGTGCCGGAGCAGGCGAGGGGGCTTTTCCCTCTGCTGGAGCGTAAGGACGTTGACGTGTTTCTGGAAGCCTTGGCTGAAACCAGTGTGACAGTTGGAAATTTGGAAGTTTTTCCTTTGGAGGATGATGGGAATTATCGACACCTCGTGGAGGGGCTAGAGATCGGGCGGGCCATTGGAGCCAGGCGGGCGACGACTCACATCCACGCTATAGACAACCACGCGCTCGCAGTGGATCGTTTCAGGCGATTTTGCGCGCTTGCGGCGGAATATGATGTCGTCCCCGGATTGGAATTCAACGCCTTTTCGGCGGTGAAGGACATCCGCACTGCGGCTGCCATCATTCGGGACGCCGGATGCGGTACGCTGGTTCTCGACGTGCTCCACCTGATGCGCAACGGCGCTTATGTCGACTCGGTGGCGGAGAATGCCGATCTCGTTTCGATAGTGCAGCTTTCCGATGGACCGCTGGAGATCGACGAAGGCGGCATATGGCGGGAGGCCATCAAGGAACGGGCGCTGCCGGGGCAGGGCGCCTTTCCTTTAACGGACATCCTCGCTCCGCTGTCAGGGGAGATCATCATCGAGGCGGAGATTCCGCAATATCGGGCAGAGAAGTCGGGGTGCAGCGCCTTCGAACGCGCCCGCCGCGCCATGGAAGCGACTCGGGCAGTGATCGCAGATCAGCGTGCGACCTAA
- a CDS encoding aromatic ring-hydroxylating oxygenase subunit alpha, whose translation MELNAFSVDQVNEAMEFERSRKTPPEGFPALPDIPGRRYVDKEFLTLERERMWGRAWLYAGHVDQLPNKGCWFLSRNTGSPVIVVRDMQGDVRAFYNTCQHRGAPLVTEDAGESRGFVCGYHGWSYTLEGKLTAVRDKRDFVDLDFSCRSLVSVRCELLGSLIFLNEDQDAQPLMEHLGPMAKELEQYKLEDLRMVDSRSYDVGCNVKILLDAFLEVYHIKSIHQHTVDRFLDHRGMIVTLWPNGHSRMLTPNSRPDWKDPGTLGMPKIPTITEVPANNNVSYHIYPNFVMPASDSGIPLLQFWPTSDTTCRVVSSWIAPDYDPEQPSERWDTRLSNWERILYEDLQFAPQIQESLESKGFRGMPLNYQERRIYHWHEELDRRIGLNQVPPEARVEQVLYDQVVRE comes from the coding sequence ATGGAACTGAACGCATTCTCGGTTGATCAGGTCAATGAGGCGATGGAATTCGAGCGCTCACGCAAGACGCCGCCCGAAGGCTTCCCCGCCCTGCCAGACATTCCCGGCAGGCGCTATGTCGACAAGGAATTTCTGACGCTGGAGCGCGAGCGTATGTGGGGCCGCGCCTGGCTCTATGCGGGTCATGTCGATCAGCTACCGAACAAAGGCTGTTGGTTCCTCTCCCGCAACACCGGCTCCCCCGTCATCGTCGTCCGCGACATGCAAGGCGACGTCCGCGCCTTCTACAATACCTGCCAGCATCGCGGCGCGCCGCTCGTTACCGAAGATGCCGGAGAGTCGCGCGGCTTCGTCTGCGGTTATCACGGATGGAGCTACACGCTGGAAGGCAAGCTCACCGCCGTGCGCGACAAGCGCGACTTCGTCGACCTCGATTTTTCCTGCCGCTCGCTCGTCTCCGTGCGCTGTGAATTGCTGGGCAGCCTGATCTTCCTCAATGAGGATCAGGACGCGCAGCCGCTGATGGAGCATCTCGGTCCGATGGCGAAGGAGCTTGAGCAATATAAGCTTGAGGATCTGCGCATGGTCGACTCCCGCAGCTATGATGTGGGCTGCAACGTCAAGATCCTGCTCGATGCGTTTCTTGAGGTTTATCACATCAAGTCCATTCATCAGCACACGGTCGACCGCTTCCTCGACCATCGCGGCATGATCGTGACGCTCTGGCCCAATGGCCACAGCCGGATGCTGACGCCCAACAGCCGCCCCGACTGGAAAGATCCGGGCACGCTGGGCATGCCCAAGATTCCGACGATCACCGAAGTGCCGGCGAACAACAATGTGAGCTATCACATCTATCCGAACTTCGTGATGCCCGCGTCCGATAGCGGTATTCCGCTACTTCAGTTCTGGCCAACATCGGATACGACATGCCGCGTCGTTTCAAGCTGGATCGCGCCGGACTATGACCCGGAGCAACCTAGCGAGCGGTGGGACACGCGGCTCTCCAACTGGGAGCGCATTCTCTACGAGGATCTGCAATTCGCGCCGCAGATCCAGGAATCTTTGGAGAGTAAGGGTTTCCGGGGCATGCCGCTCAACTATCAGGAACGCCGCATTTATCATTGGCATGAGGAACTGGATCGCCGGATCGGCCTGAACCAGGTGCCGCCGGAAGCGCGCGTGGAGCAGGTTCTGTACGATCAGGTTGTGCGTGAGTGA
- a CDS encoding acyl-CoA thioesterase, whose protein sequence is MADQEIYNNDPAVERDMLFALHEVGPDRYRAEPIPSRLLRLYGGQVVAQAVAAIQKTAPADRSINSCHAYFVRPGSIDRPIDFIVSRDRDGQSFSARRVSVEQDGQIILTMAASLHVHEDGPGHQFPMPDVPGPEGLRSMSDYIAEVGDYLTQKHWPFWRRKHLFDWRPVEPFRIFNDAPVSSVRHVWFRFEGTLGGDPAEHQRFFAYVSDLHILHAGLLPLGVGWADEHLQTASLDHAIWFHDRFRVDEWLLYSLDSPAAAGARTLGRGVVHTADGRLVASVAQEGLIRILETPRGDTL, encoded by the coding sequence ATGGCCGACCAAGAAATCTACAATAACGACCCCGCCGTGGAACGCGACATGCTGTTCGCCCTCCATGAAGTTGGACCCGACCGCTATCGCGCCGAGCCGATACCCAGCCGCCTGCTGCGCCTCTATGGCGGGCAGGTCGTGGCTCAGGCGGTTGCGGCGATCCAGAAGACCGCACCAGCGGATCGTTCGATCAACAGTTGCCATGCCTACTTCGTGCGCCCAGGCAGCATCGACCGGCCCATAGACTTCATCGTCAGCCGTGACCGGGACGGCCAGAGCTTCTCCGCACGCCGCGTTAGCGTGGAGCAGGATGGCCAGATCATACTAACGATGGCTGCCTCCCTGCATGTGCATGAGGACGGTCCCGGCCATCAGTTCCCGATGCCGGACGTGCCCGGCCCCGAGGGACTGCGCTCTATGAGCGATTATATCGCCGAGGTGGGCGACTATCTTACCCAGAAGCACTGGCCCTTCTGGCGCCGCAAGCATCTCTTCGACTGGCGACCGGTCGAGCCTTTCCGAATATTCAACGACGCGCCGGTATCGAGCGTCCGACACGTCTGGTTCCGCTTCGAAGGCACGTTGGGAGGCGATCCCGCGGAGCATCAGCGCTTTTTCGCCTATGTGTCGGACCTTCATATCCTCCACGCGGGACTATTGCCGCTCGGCGTCGGTTGGGCGGATGAGCATCTACAGACCGCAAGCCTCGATCATGCGATCTGGTTCCATGACCGATTCCGCGTCGACGAATGGCTACTCTATTCGCTCGACAGCCCTGCGGCGGCCGGAGCGCGTACATTGGGGCGCGGCGTTGTCCATACCGCCGATGGACGCCTCGTCGCGTCGGTCGCGCAGGAAGGGCTGATCCGAATTTTGGAGACGCCCCGAGGTGATACGCTGTGA
- a CDS encoding MaoC/PaaZ C-terminal domain-containing protein yields the protein MTNDTPFVPVKPYRTFEDLAVGEFRKSRERLVTQEDILTFARDYDPQWFHSDPELAKGSVFGELVASGIHVLAMWRQLDHEINSDIDFVCGIGWDELRLRRAIRAGDVIHVTSEITELRPSQTREDRGTALTRYAVVTQTGEEAVTFTSINLVYTRAGRDRAAASASASA from the coding sequence GTGACTAACGACACGCCCTTCGTGCCCGTAAAGCCCTACCGCACCTTTGAAGACCTCGCTGTCGGCGAATTTCGCAAATCGCGCGAGCGGCTGGTGACTCAAGAGGATATTCTGACCTTTGCGCGCGATTATGATCCGCAATGGTTTCACAGTGACCCGGAGCTGGCGAAGGGATCGGTGTTCGGCGAGCTGGTCGCCAGCGGCATCCATGTGTTGGCGATGTGGCGGCAACTGGATCACGAGATCAATTCGGATATCGATTTCGTGTGCGGCATCGGCTGGGACGAACTGCGCCTTCGCCGCGCCATCCGCGCGGGCGATGTAATCCATGTGACGTCGGAAATCACCGAACTGCGTCCCTCGCAGACTCGCGAGGACCGGGGCACTGCCCTCACCCGCTATGCAGTGGTGACGCAGACCGGCGAGGAGGCCGTGACCTTCACCAGTATCAACCTCGTCTACACACGGGCGGGGCGCGACAGGGCAGCGGCAAGTGCATCTGCCTCGGCATAG
- a CDS encoding FMN-dependent NADH-azoreductase, whose protein sequence is MSRFARLLHIEASPRGPRSRSSDVARRLIDGIAPATVETLNLFEADLPPFDGTVIEGRYALLAGDAVSPDVVAQWDAIRARIDHFLSFDAWLFSAPMWNFGVPYPLKHYIDLITHPGMTFTVQDGGVTGLAAGRTAIVIGSGALDIRPDGPMAALDHQMTYLNDWVGFIGVTDIHRVDIRPTYGSECEVSAAMDRAYAEADALAAALSRPARV, encoded by the coding sequence ATGAGCAGGTTCGCCCGGCTGTTGCATATCGAGGCGAGTCCACGCGGTCCACGATCCCGATCATCTGATGTCGCCCGGCGTCTGATCGACGGGATCGCTCCGGCGACAGTCGAGACTCTCAACCTTTTCGAAGCGGACCTTCCACCTTTTGACGGAACGGTGATTGAGGGCCGCTACGCACTGCTCGCGGGGGACGCGGTTTCCCCGGATGTCGTTGCGCAGTGGGATGCGATCCGCGCCCGTATTGACCATTTCCTGTCCTTCGATGCGTGGTTGTTCAGCGCGCCGATGTGGAATTTCGGGGTTCCCTATCCGCTCAAGCATTATATCGATCTTATCACGCATCCGGGCATGACCTTCACCGTTCAAGATGGCGGAGTTACAGGTCTGGCGGCGGGGCGGACTGCTATTGTGATCGGGTCAGGGGCGTTGGACATTCGACCGGACGGCCCAATGGCGGCACTCGATCATCAGATGACTTACCTGAACGACTGGGTCGGCTTCATCGGCGTTACTGACATCCATCGCGTCGATATTCGTCCGACATATGGAAGCGAGTGCGAGGTGAGCGCTGCGATGGACCGCGCCTATGCCGAGGCAGATGCACTTGCCGCTGCCCTGTCGCGCCCCGCCCGTGTGTAG
- a CDS encoding acyl-CoA dehydrogenase family protein, with protein sequence MNFSLTPDQEELQAAARNFARAELPAIAAELERDNKPPSHELIHRYAEMGFLGINVSSGLGGLGLGNIEALIVLEEFAKISSAVAFPIFESSVGPVRAIEYFAPESLKKRVVPAVCRGEMVIAVSMSEPDAGSALTDLKTRGVIKGDKVIINGTKRWCSGGGHADAYVVYCRLSDDPGAKAIGAVLVENGTPGLSFGPPEQLMGFRGIPSSDLNFDDCEVPVENIIVPAGGFRQLMEAFDLERCGNATMSLGQASGALEDVSQYVLERKQFGKPIAEFQAVQIKLAEMHMKCEAARLLIWRAAVNAQDGLPSVLNSSTGKCFANTISREVTGDAMQLMGAYGYSKEFPMERRLRDSWGWGIAGGAIDIQKVNIAGAMLGRRFDQRR encoded by the coding sequence GTGAATTTCTCGTTGACCCCTGACCAGGAAGAACTGCAGGCAGCGGCCCGCAATTTCGCGCGTGCCGAACTGCCCGCGATCGCTGCGGAGCTGGAACGCGACAACAAGCCGCCAAGTCATGAACTGATCCACCGCTATGCGGAAATGGGATTTCTTGGCATCAATGTGTCGTCCGGTCTGGGCGGTTTGGGCCTTGGCAATATCGAGGCGCTGATCGTGCTGGAGGAATTTGCCAAAATCTCGTCTGCCGTCGCGTTCCCTATCTTCGAATCCTCGGTCGGCCCTGTACGCGCCATCGAATATTTCGCGCCTGAGAGCCTGAAGAAGCGCGTCGTTCCCGCCGTGTGCCGAGGCGAAATGGTCATCGCAGTCTCCATGTCCGAACCCGATGCGGGAAGCGCGCTGACCGACCTTAAGACCAGAGGCGTCATAAAAGGTGACAAGGTCATCATCAACGGCACCAAGCGGTGGTGTTCGGGTGGTGGCCATGCGGATGCTTATGTCGTCTATTGCCGTCTATCCGACGATCCTGGCGCAAAGGCCATCGGCGCCGTGCTGGTGGAAAACGGCACGCCGGGATTAAGCTTCGGACCGCCCGAACAGCTCATGGGCTTCCGTGGCATCCCGTCGTCCGACCTCAACTTCGATGATTGCGAGGTGCCGGTCGAGAACATCATCGTGCCGGCGGGCGGCTTCAGGCAGCTTATGGAAGCGTTCGACTTGGAGCGGTGCGGCAATGCCACCATGTCTCTGGGTCAGGCATCGGGCGCGTTGGAGGACGTCTCCCAATATGTGCTGGAGCGCAAGCAGTTCGGCAAGCCTATCGCCGAGTTCCAGGCCGTGCAGATCAAGCTCGCCGAAATGCATATGAAGTGCGAGGCGGCGCGTCTGCTGATCTGGCGCGCGGCGGTCAATGCGCAGGATGGCCTGCCGTCGGTGCTCAACAGTTCGACGGGGAAGTGCTTCGCCAACACCATCTCGCGTGAAGTGACCGGCGACGCGATGCAGTTGATGGGCGCCTATGGCTATTCCAAGGAGTTCCCGATGGAGCGCCGCCTGCGCGATAGCTGGGGCTGGGGCATTGCTGGCGGCGCGATCGATATTCAGAAAGTGAATATCGCAGGGGCCATGCTGGGCCGCCGCTTCGATCAGCGTCGCTGA